The following coding sequences are from one Nymphalis io chromosome 5, ilAglIoxx1.1, whole genome shotgun sequence window:
- the LOC126768787 gene encoding cytochrome P450 4C1-like isoform X5 — translation MIAYFLLTIFVLWFILFRYRRRRMYKLASVIPAPKGDFPVIGITSYLAGSTEDIMLTMQRFSYSAMENDGIIKGWLNHLLYFLVCDPVDLEMILKTCLEKDDLHRFMRKVIGNGSVFAPVSIWRRRRKMIIPAFSPKIFEIFFDVFSEHSVKLVEKLANKTGTGYFSISSYLTAYTLDTVCETAMGVKLNAQNNSNSPFVTSLNQVVAIICKRIFHLWLQPDWLFKLFPQYSKHEACIKILHDFTDEVIQNKRAELKKEKGAQPEDQVHYNLDDYQRKNLLEQLIHLSGCENGYTDLELREEILTLSIAGTDTTAHCIGYTLQLLFKYPEIQDKVYEELCTVLEDSKRPIVKDDLQKLKYLERVVKESLRLFPPAPFIIRKVERDIALPSGRVLPSGSGVVVSIWGCHRDPKYWGSDAEHFDPDRFLPERLNLKHDCSFMPFSNGPRKCVAYQYALMSIKTILATLLRNYKVVGEPEKGPIPHIKVKLDIMMKAVDEYKLALEKRTP, via the exons ATGATCGCGTATTTTTTGCTTACGATTTTTGTGCTGTGGTTTATCCTATTTAGATATCGAAGGAGGAGAATGTATAAGTTGGCTTCGGTCATTCCTGCTCCAAAGGGCGATTTTCCCGTTATAGGAATAACGAGCTACTTGGCAGGGAGTACAGaag ATATAATGTTGACTATGCAAAGATTCAGCTACTCGGCTATGGAAAACGACGGCATCATAAAAGGCTGGTTAAatcatttactttactttt TAGTATGTGATCCGGTCGATTTAGAGATGATACTAAAAACCTGCCTCGAAAAAGACGACTTACATAGATTTATGCGAAAGGTCATTGGCAATGGCAGTGTTTTTGCACCAG tttcaataTGGAGACGTCGCAGAAAGATGATTATTCCAGCATTTAGtccaaaaatatttgaaattttttttgatgttttttcGGAACATAGCGTAAAGCTAGTGGAAAAATTAGCTAATAAAACTGGAACTGGATATTTCAGCATTTCTTCATATTTAACTGCTTATACGCTGGATACAGTGTGTG aaacagCGATGGGTGTTAAATTGAATGCTCAGAATAATTCGAATTCACCTTTTGTTACGTCATTAAATCAAGTTGTAGCCATAATTTGTAAAAGGATTTTTCATTTATGGCTACAACCTGACTGGctgtttaaattatttccaCAATATTCTAAACATGAAGCGTGTATCAAAATTCTACACGATTTTACGGATGAA gtaatacaaaataaacgagCCGAGTTGAAGAAAGAAAAAGGCGCTCAGCCAGAAGACCAAGTTCATTACA ATCTAGATGATTATCAAAGGAAGAATTTACTTGAGCAACTTATACACCTCTCTGGTTGTGAAAATGGATACACAGATCTTGAACTACGTGAGGAAATTTTGACTTTGTCGATTGCTGGCACCGACACCACTGCCCATTGTATAGGATACACTCTACAGCTGCTATTTAAGTATCCGGAAATACAAGATAAAGTATATGAAGA GCTATGTACAGTTCTAGAAGACTCAAAACGTCCTATTGTTAAAGacgatttacaaaaattaaaatatttagagagAGTTGTTAAAGAATCTTTAAGGCTGTTCCCTCCCGCGCCTTTCATCATTCGGAAAGTAGAGAGAGACATTGCGTTAC cGTCTGGGCGCGTATTGCCCAGCGGTTCAGGTGTAGTGGTGTCAATTTGGGGATGTCATCGTGATCCAAAATACTGGGGTTCGGATGCTGAACACTTCGATCCAGACAGGTTTCTTCCAGAACGTCTGAATTTGAAACATGACTGTTCTTTTATGCCGTTCAGCAATGGTCCAAGAAAATGTGTcg CTTACCAATACGCCCTCATGTCCATTAAGACGATACTGGCGACACTACTTCGTAACTACAAAGTCGTTGGAGAACCGGAGAAAGGCCCAATACctcatattaaagtaaaattggaTATTATGATGAAGGCCGTTGATGAATATAAATTGGCTTTAGAAAAGAGAACACCTTAA